Proteins from one Juglans microcarpa x Juglans regia isolate MS1-56 chromosome 1S, Jm3101_v1.0, whole genome shotgun sequence genomic window:
- the LOC121246538 gene encoding uncharacterized protein LOC121246538 — protein sequence MDFFDFDNHLAEQASCQTYPSNQEASAMFRIAKLFRYVELFLALVFVSWSFPRVPLAVKISGEYFWKLSGFVASPLFVFMLCNVIIVILITKSGRFPGHNQTGDNADTELYEKFIKNSDDSTKPESETDPPAHAPEVIEFHDKQIICEVNRTASEDDSQTYSETGMDLMHPKACRRTQSEKLNGEDSEKYTGKLRRTETEKCLTDVNSEENRPENPCPEDEMSNEDFQRTIEAFIAKQWKFRRQESLPIVVHNQIGVPVGN from the coding sequence atggatttcttCGATTTTGACAACCACTTGGCCGAGCAAGCGTCCTGTCAAACTTACCCCTCCAATCAAGAAGCTAGCGCCATGTTTCGCATCGCTAAGCTCTTCCGCTACGTGGAGCTTTTTCTGGCTCTGGTTTTCGTCTCGTGGAGCTTCCCTCGGGTCCCTCTCGCTGTCAAAATCTCCGGTGAGTACTTCTGGAAGCTCTCGGGCTTCGTCGCCAGCCCTCTCTTCGTTTTCATGCTATGCAATGTCATCATTGTCATTCTTATCACCAAGTCCGGCCGGTTCCCCGGCCATAACCAGACCGGCGACAATGCAGACACCGAACTCTAcgaaaaattcataaaaaacaGCGATGATTCTACGAAGCCGGAGTCCGAAACCGATCCCCCGGCTCACGCGCCGGAGGTAATCGAGTTCCATGACAAGCAGATTATCTGTGAGGTGAACAGAACTGCTAGTGAAGATGACTCTCAAACGTACTCTGAAACGGGCATGGATCTAATGCATCCGAAAGCGTGCCGGAGGACTCAGTCGGAGAAGCTCAATGGAGAGGATTCGGAGAAGTATACAGGAAAGCTCCGGCGAACGGAGACGGAGAAGTGCCTGACAGATGTGAACTCCGAAGAGAATAGGCCGGAGAATCCATGCCCGGAGGATGAGATGAGCAACGAGGACTTCCAGCGCACCATAGAGGCCTTTATTGCTAAGCAGTGGAAGTTCCGTCGCCAAGAGTCACTTCCCATCGTTGTTCACAACCAGATCGGCGTCCCCGTAGGCAATTAG
- the LOC121245766 gene encoding probable methyltransferase TCM_000336, translating to MEKQELQPNMDPEKVFHMTGGVGVTSYARNSSLQKKASDMVRHITTDTIQELFIKTTPKSIGVADLGCSSGPNTLTIIKDIVEAVEGSSHKILHPPPEFRVYLNDLPTNDFNSIFKALPEFYKELRQEKSGGSCIPSIFIGGYAGSFYGRLFPNNCLHFVYSSYSLHWLSRVPPALYDEKGGSINKGHVYISESSPPQVSQAYYKQFQEDFTLFLRSRSEELIVGGRMVLIFLGRKGPDHVDRGNCFFWELLSQSFAELIAKGEVEEEKLDSYDVHFYAPSKNEIEDGVRKEGSFGLDRLEMFQIESNNNEDQKDDHDHAGKNISYGAEVARTVRAIQESMICHHFGEGILDHLFEHYGRLVDEEMGIEKIEPITFVIVLRKL from the exons ATGGAAAAGCAAGAGCTTCAACCAAACATGGATCCGGAGAAAGTGTTCCACATGACTGGAGGGGTTGGTGTCACCAGCTATGCCAGAAATTCCTCACTTCAG AAGAAGGCCTCTGATATGGTGAGACACATCACGACAGATACTATCCAAGAACTTTTCATCAAAACAACTCCAAAGAGCATAGGAGTAGCTGATTTGGGTTGCTCTTCTGGACCCAATACCTTAACCATCATTAAAGATATTGTCGAAGCTGTTGAAGGAAGTAGCCATAAAATATTGCATCCACCACCAGAATTTCGTGTTTACCTTAATGATCTTCCAACAAATGACTTCAACTCAATCTTCAAAGCCTTGCCAGAATTCTACAAGGAGCTTAGACAAGAAAAAAGCGGTGGATCATGTATTCCCTCTATTTTCATAGGAGGCTATGCTGGCTCCTTTTATGGAAGACTTTTCCCCAACAATTGCTTGCACTTTGTCTATTCATCCTACAGTTTGCACTGGCTCTCCAGG GTTCCTCCGGCTCTTTACGATGAGAAGGGTGGGTCAATAAACAAAGGCCACGTTTACATTTCTGAATCCAGCCCTCCACAGGTTTCTCAAGCGTACTACAAGCAATTCCAGGAGGACTTCACGTTGTTTCTCCGGTCACGGTCCGAGGAGCTCATTGTTGGAGGAAGAATGGTGCTAATATTCCTTGGAAGGAAAGGTCCAGATCATGTTGATAGAGGCAACTGTTTCTTCTGGGAACTTCTCTCACAGTCCTTTGCCGAATTGATCGCTAAG GGGGAAGTTGAGGAAGAGAAGCTCGACTCTTATGATGTGCATTTCTATGCACCATCGAAGAATGAAATAGAAGATGGAGTGAGAAAGGAAGGTTCTTTTGGGTTGGACCGTCTGGAGATGTTTCAAATAGAGAGCAATAATAATGAAGATCAAAaggatgatcatgatcatgcagGTAAGAACATCAGCTATGGAGCAGAAGTTGCAAGGACAGTGAGGGCTATCCAAGAATCCATGATTTGCCACCACTTTGGAGAGGGGATTTTAGACCATTTGTTTGAGCACTATGGAAGATTGGTGGATGAAGAAATGGGTATAGAAAAAATTGAGCCAATCACCTTTGTTATTGTTCTAAGAAAGTTATGA
- the LOC121246875 gene encoding uncharacterized protein LOC121246875 codes for MERAPTRTESEYLLGLSAHFLTLRNLPMCRQYALRVRESGTDKHSVSDQILSVADVLHAAENRLCNRHLDYLSILQIRRVDSGNRHLVQSQYEKLAALLNPNVNKFAFSQDALGLVWEAWSVLSDPEKKAQYEKEIGFPEKRNEHKEKKATESEGTDTFWTLCPYCYCMYEYEKDYEGCCLRCQNCRRAFHGMAVNAPPKSILVEEGTGKERYHCCWAYFPLGYNKGAESRRKGNAGIDVGREKRNVNTVARKTNNIMRSRRNGLARTNSNLEFGEASGSGNGEGGLEFYEGDDDVYVGIVATP; via the coding sequence ATGGAGCGAGCACCAACCCGAACCGAATCCGAATATCTTCTCGGACTATCCGCGCACTTCTTGACCCTCCGGAACCTACCCATGTGCCGGCAATACGCCCTCCGAGTCAGAGAATCCGGCACCGACAAACACTCCGTCTCCGACCAGATCCTCTCCGTCGCCGACGTCCTACACGCCGCCGAGAACCGCCTTTGTAACCGACATCTTGACTACTTGTCCATCCTCCAGATCCGCCGGGTCGACTCTGGGAACCGCCACCTCGTTCAGAGCCAGTACGAGAAGCTCGCGGCTCTCCTTAACCCCAACGTTAACAAGTTCGCTTTCTCCCAGGACGCCCTCGGACTCGTCTGGGAAGCTTGGTCTGTGCTCTCTGACCCAGAAAAGAAGGCCCAGTACGAGAAGGAAATCGGCTTTCCGGAAAAGCGCAACGAGCACAAGGAGAAGAAAGCGACCGAGAGCGAGGGTACTGACACATTCTGGACCTTGTGTCCGTACTGTTACTGCATGTACGAGTACGAGAAGGATTACGAGGGATGTTGCCTTAGGTGCCAGAACTGTAGGCGGGCGTTTCATGGGATGGCGGTAAATGCGCCGCCGAAGAGTATATTGGTGGAGGAAGGGACTGGGAAGGAGCGGTACCATTGTTGCTGGGCCTATTTTCCTCTGGGGTATAACAAAGGAGCAGAGAGCCGTAGGAAGGGGAATGCCGGAATCGATGTGGGAAGGGAGAAGAGGAACGTGAATACTGTGGCTAGGAAAACCAATAATATTATGAGGAGTAGGAGGAATGGATTGGCAAGAACGAATTCGAACTTGGAATTTGGAGAGGCAAGTGGGAGTGGAAACGGTGAGGGTGGGTTGGAATTCTATGAGGGGGATGATGATGTCTATGTTGGTATAGTGGCTACGCCCTGA
- the LOC121246540 gene encoding transcription factor bHLH131-like, translating to HGQQIILQTKIKSQTKQLNAKKHGEAERRRRRRINDQYHTLHKILPSLIKVRNTNYDKATVLAETVRQVTELRKTASDLEAVCDGSNKDCMFPCEADKLTLEHCDDDWEAVMVMFSCEDRPGLMSAMERALRSVQGVTSEMVTVGGRTKSVLWVQGLNGGNAEGIVKLRRALKGDHRQAHLARDREEATARSMNLQLMHEFHSSRYILRWVV from the exons CATGGGCAGCAGATCAttcttcaaaccaaaatcaaaagtCAGACCAAACAACTCAATGCCAAGAAACACGGCGAGGCAGAGAGGAGACGTAGGAGGCGAATCAATGATCAATACCACACTCTTCACAAGATCCTCCCAAGCTTAATCAAAGTAAGAAATACAAACT ATGACAAGGCAACGGTGCTTGCTGAGACGGTGAGGCAAGTGACGGAGCTGCGGAAGACAGCCTCAGATTTGGAAGCAGTATGCGATGGTAGCAATAAGGACTGCATGTTCCCATGCGAGGCAGACAAGCTGACTTTGGAACACtgtgatgatgattgggaggcGGTTATGGTCATGTTCAGCTGCGAGGATAGGCCAGGATTGATGTCAGCCATGGAAAGGGCACTCAGGTCAGTGCAAGGGGTGACGTCTGAGATGGTGACAGTGGGTGGGAGGACCAAGAGTGTGTTGTGGGTGCAAGGGCTAAATGGTGGCAATGCTGAAGGGATTGTAAAGCTAAGGAGAGCTTTGAAGGGAGATCATAGACAGGCCCATCTTGCCAGGGATCGCGAAGAAGCGACAGCTCGCTCGATGAACCTTCAGTTAATGCATGAATTCCATAGCTCTAGATACATTCTAAGATGGGTGGTTTAA
- the LOC121245715 gene encoding protein PELPK2-like, which translates to MAGSKHCFTLSLVLLISLSSIDMSSAARHLLDTPAAPPPTLTLPTIPSLPKATLPPLPSVPTLPKTTLPPLPSSPLPTLPTQPTLPKPTLPPLPSTQFPSQPTLPKAALPPLPTTPLPTLPKPSSPTVPKVTLPPLPATPLPTIPTTIPSIPTIPTMIPTIPTLPFLSPPPSN; encoded by the exons atgGCTGGTTCCAAGCATTGTTTCACATTGTCTTTGGTTCTACTAATTTCATTGTCAAGCATTGATATGAGCTCGGCAGCTCGGCACCTTTTGGATACACCGGCAGCTCCACCGCCAACATTGACCCTGCCTACAATTCCATCTCTTCCCAAGGCTACATTGCCTCCTTTGCCCTCTGTGCCAACCCTGCCTAAAACCACTTTGCCACCTTTGCCATCCTCCCCTTTGCCAACACTTCCAACTCAACCCACTCTGCCAAAGCCAACACTGCCACCACTGCCTAGCACCCAATTCCCATCTCAACCAACACTGCCAAAAGCCGCATTGCCACCATTGCCTACGACACCGTTGCCAACTC TACCAAAGCCAAGTTCGCCAACAGTTCCCAAGGTGACTCTACCTCCTCTGCCAGCCACTCCATTGCCCACCATCCCAACTACAATCCCATCTATTCCTACCATCCCAACAATGATTCCAACAATTCCGACACTTCCTTTCCTCTCCCCACCGCCATCAAATTGA
- the LOC121246541 gene encoding protein PELPK1-like, whose protein sequence is MSGSKHCFILSLIVTLSWSSINMCLATRRLLDTPAAPPPALTLPTIPSLPKATLPPLPSQPTLPKTTLPPLPSSPLPTLPTQPTLPKPTLPPLPSTQFPSQPTLPKATLPPLPTLPSTQVPTLPNPTLPSVPKVTLPPLPATPLPTIPTTIPSIPTNPTTIPAIPSISPPPSN, encoded by the coding sequence ATGTCTGGTTCTAAGCATTGTTTCATATTGTCTTTGATTGTGACCTTGTCGTGGTCGAGCATCAATATGTGCTTGGCAACTCGTCGCCTTTTGGACACACCGGCAGCTCCACCCCCGGCATTGACCCTGCCTACAATTCCATCTCTTCCCAAGGCTACACTGCCTCCTTTGCCCTCTCAGCCAACACTGCCTAAAACCACATTGCCACCGTTGCCATCCTCTCCTTTGCCAACACTTCCAACTCAACCTACTCTGCCAAAACCCACACTGCCACCACTTCCCAGCACCCAATTCCCCTCTCAGCCAACACTGCCTAAAGCCACATTGCCTCCATTGCCAACTCTGCCAAGCACCCAAGTCCCCACCTTACCAAACCCAACTTTGCCATCAGTCCCGAAGGTGACTCTACCTCCTCTGCCAGCCACTCCATTGCCCACCATCCCAACAACAATCCCATCCATTCCTACCAATCCAACAACGATCCCAGCAATTCCTTCCATCTCCCCACCACCATCAAATTGA
- the LOC121246627 gene encoding ubiquitin carboxyl-terminal hydrolase 17-like, with amino-acid sequence MLVPGILGFQTVLFALICFVCLVIRHKSKDAAAKKEEIMRLVAMASEEAALAEVEATVEYTSMPVLRLYQCAVCYSDTTMRCSRCKTVRYCSGKCQIMHWRHGHRDECCRQIGTMEFQDRSDFGENAMPAKQSELYDTKGLHTGFASSCASSSAGFSLSRVGSESYDDNSSNQSIRSGTIDRSEKLLSDDVAPDMLTTNSSFNEMELTTLLPTESINKINFVDGKSWASKSTKMKSGRIDEKVDFKSQFSKPKPLVTNDAKPKNLSNIKLPRGSALAGKSVADASKFRCPPSLSCLGSDSVGDDGTEDAKLFKCKEVRSLSSKASGDHPSSALGGHPLSNSKLEKLDDCHVFPVKVGSPPSLPQDVRNGLKSSVQKVVQQFRASKESKHKLLGLGNDIAGKYNCKIVFPYELFVKLYCYDKVELCPFGLTNCGNSCYANAVLQCLAFTQPLTTYLLHGHHSKSCRKKGWCFICEFECLIQKAKEGYSPLSPIGVLSKIGSNLGHGREEDAHEFLRYAVDTMQSVCLKEAGSMGPMAEETTLVGLTFGGYLRSKIKCMKCLGKSVRCEQMMDLTVEIDGDIGTLEEALAQFTATEMLDRDNKYYCNRCKCYEKAKKKLTILELPNILTIVLKRFQSGNLEKLNKSIRFPEVLDMAPYINGTNEKSSLYSLYAVVVHLDIMNAAFSGHYVCYVKNNGEWFRIDDSTVEPVELERVLLEGAYMLLYARHSPRAPVIRNNGVSHCGRSKKRNLEAVPSGLTTSKTQSNSMAAQQKLGRYNNDSFHPDDWRFHSMQRIRAVDSLSESSSLFSSSDASSCSTASTKDSASTGDLSDYIFGEMGLNWYNHYGLSSESVPSSSYGNLNADSEMNKNVSRLAPRRGNDWGEDLDGNGNTAILYPNTSRQFRKSSSQFGSSSSGACRDTDSEQSGFANHFAVNSGVTLRRIGGNRSTQTFS; translated from the exons ATGCTGGTTCCCGGAATCTTAGGGTTTCAGACCGTCCTCTTCgctttgatttgttttgtttgccTCGTTATTCGTCACAAGTCGAAGGATGCGGCGGCGAAGAAGGAGGAGATCATGAGGCTGGTTGCTATGGCCTCCGAGGAGGCTGCCCTGGCCGAGGTCGAAGCCACCGTTGAGTACACTTCCATGCCGGTGTTGCGTCTCTACCAGTGTGCTGTCTGCTATAGCGACACAACTATGCGGTGCTCTCGGTGCAAAACAGTTAGATACTG ttctGGCAAGTGCCAAATTATGCACTGGAGACATGGTCATAGAGATGAATGTTGTCGTCAAATTGGTACCATGGAGTTTCAAGATAGAAGTGACTTCGGTGAGAACGCAATGCCGGCAAAACAGTCTGAATTATATG ATACCAAAGGACTACATACTGGTTTTGCATCTTCTTGTGCCTCATCATCTGCAGGTTTCTCCCTATCTCGTGTTGGAAGTGAATCATATGATGATAATTCTTCCAATCAGTCAATTAGGTCTGGCACAATTGACAGATCAGAGAAACTCCTTTCTGATGATGTTGCCCCTGATATGCTTACTACAAACTCTAGCTTTAATGAAATGGAGCTAACTACATTGCTACCCACAGAGTctattaataagataaattttgtTGATGGTAAATCTTGGGCAAGTAAATCAACTAAGATGAAATCTGGTCGTATTGATGAAAAAGTTGACTTTAAATCACAATTCTCTAAGCCCAAGCCACTTGTAACCAATGATGCGAAGCCAAAAAATCTGAGCAATATCAAGCTCCCCAGAGGATCTGCTTTAGCAGGAAAGTCAGTTGCAGATGCCTCAAAGTTTAGGTGCCCACCATCCTTGAGCTGTTTGGGATCAGATTCTGTAGGTGATGATGGGACAGAAGATGCCAAGTTATTTAAGTGTAAAGAAGTCAGGTCTCTGTCTTCTAAAGCATCCGGTGATCATCCATCTTCAGCCCTTGGAGGGCATCCCCTTTCCAATTCCAAGTTGGAAAAACTTGATGATTGTCATGTCTTTCCTGTGAAAGTTGGTAGCCCCCCAAGCTTGCCACAAGATGTTCGTAATGGCTTGAAAAGTTCAGTGCAGAAAGTTGTACAGCAGTTTAGGGCTTCAAAAGAGTCAAAGCACAAACTCTTAGGTCTTGGGAATGATATTGCTGGGAAGTACAATTGCAAG ATAGTCTTTCCATACGAACTGTTCGTGAAACTTTACTGTTATGATAAGGTGGAACTGTGTCCATTTGGCCTTACAAACTGTGGGAACAG CTGTTATGCTAATGCTGTGCTCCAGTGCCTGGCATTTACTCAGCCTCTTACAACGTATCTTCTTCATGGGCATCATTCTAAATCAT GCCGAAAGAAGGGGTGGTGTTTTATCTGTGAGTTTGAATGTCTAATTCAGAAGGCAAAGGAAGGCTATTCTCCTTTGTCTCCCATTGGGGTACTATCTAAAATTGGAAGTAATCTTGGTCATGGGAGGGAAGAAGATGCCCATGAATTTTTGAG GTATGCTGTTGATACAATGCAATCTGTTTGCCTCAAGGAAGCTGGGAGTATGGGTCCAATGGCAGAGGAAACAACTCTAGTAGGCCTGACTTTTGGGGGTTACCTTCGTTCTAAG ATAAAATGCATGAAGTGCCTTGGCAAATCTGTCCGGTGTGAGCAGATGATGGATCTTACTGTTGAGATAGATGGGGACATTGGAACTCTTGAAGAGGCTCTCGCACAATTTACAGCTACTGAGATGTTGGACCGAGATAACAAGTACTATTGCAACAG GTGCAAATGTTATGAGAAGGCAAAAAAGAAGTTGACAATATTGGAGTTGCCAAATATTTTGACGATTGTGTTGAAGCGATTTCAG TCTGGTAACCTTGAGAAGCTGAACAAATCCATTCGGTTTCCTGAGGTTCTCGACATGGCCCCGTATATAAATGGAACGAATGAAAAATCTTCTTTATACAGTCTCTATGCAGTGGTGGTTCATTTGGATATCATGAATGCTGCGTTTTCTGGTCACTACGTGTGTTATGTGAAGAATAATGGGGAGTGGTTCAGGATAGATGATAGCACA GTAGAACCTGTAGAATTGGAGAGGGTCTTGCTGGAGGGGGCGTACATGCTTCTATATGCCAG GCACTCTCCACGAGCCCCAGTCATAAGGAACAATGGGGTGTCTCATTGTGGACGGTCAAAGAAAAGGAACTTGGAAGCTGTTCCTTCCGGCCTTACTACATCCAAGACACAGTCTAATTCTATGGCCGCACAGCAGAAGCTTGGAAGATATAATAATGATTCGTTCCATCCAGATGATTGGAGATTTCATTCAATGCAAAGAATTCGAGCAGTGGATTCATTGAGTGAGAGTTCTTCCCTATTCAGCAGCTCAGATGCGAGTTCTTGCAGCACTGCAAGCACCAAGGACTCGGCAAGCACAGGAGACTTGTCTGACTATATATTTGGTGAAATGGGACTCAATTGGTACAACCATTACGGGCTTTCATCAGAATCGGTTCCATCATCCTCCTATGGGAACTTAAATGCAGATTCAGAAATGAACAAAAATGTTTCGAGGCTAGCACCCCGACGAGGGAACGACTGGGGAGAGGATTTGGATGGGAATGGCAACACTGCAATTTTGTATCCTAACACATCTAGGCAGTTTAGAAAGTCTAGCAGCCAGTTTGGTAGTAGTAGTAGTGGTGCTTGTAGAGACACGGACTCTGAGCAATCTGGCTTTGCTAACCATTTTGCTGTAAATTCTGGTGTAACATTAAGAAGAATAGGTGGTAATAGATCAACTCAAACGTTTTCTTGA